One part of the Mangifera indica cultivar Alphonso unplaced genomic scaffold, CATAS_Mindica_2.1 Un_0129, whole genome shotgun sequence genome encodes these proteins:
- the LOC123208023 gene encoding patatin-like protein 7, which translates to MAEYNTEMNKLSYEIFSILENKFLFGYNEDPKQQKKANHKAVNRGKVRILSIDGAGATDGILAGKSLALLEFFLSKKSGNPNARISDYFDVVAGSGAGGILAGLLFTRGKDGNPMFTAKQALEFMIENRPGIFRQSSGGILRRVLRSGKVEKLFRKTFGECTLKDTVKPVLITCYDLATCAPFLLSRADAMEVDGYDFKMRDVCLATAANPTVTGAVEMESVDRRTKIVAIDGGIAMNNPTAAAITHVLNNKLEFPFCNGVEDLVVVSLGNGESDYGVGSKRSPLPSQSLRIAGQGASDMVDQAVSMAFAQSGTNYYVRIQVNGIIAKSEQGKLEKAMKAKKKEEILCAIEEMYSKNTYESILFQGKRMVESTNLEKLELFAGELFKEQERRKTSILPTVVLKHSFPTPRTSSATTLSTLSSPC; encoded by the exons ATGGCTGAATATAACACCGAAATGAACAAACTCAGTTACGAGATCTTCTCCATTCTTGAAAACAAGTTTCTCTTCGGCTACAACGAAGACCCCAAACAGCAGAAAAAAGCCAATCACAAAGCTGTCAATCGAGGGAAAGTAAGAATCCTCTCAATCGATGGCGCCGGCGCCACCGACGGTATTCTGGCTGGGAAATCACTTGCCCTCTTGGAATTCTTTCTCTCGAAAAAATCTGGCAACCCCAATGCACGCATTTCCGATTATTTTGATGTAGTTGCAGGGTCTGGTGCCGGAGGGATTCTTGCTGGTTTGTTGTTTACACGTGGCAAAGATGGTAACCCCATGTTTACAGCTAAACAAGCGCTCGAATTTATGATCGAGAATCGCCCGGGAATTTTCCGACAGTCATCAGGTGGGATTCTCCGGCGGGTTCTCCGGTCTGGTAAGGTGGAGAAGTTGTTTCGGAAGACTTTTGGCGAGTGTACTCTGAAGGATACTGTGAAGCCAGTGCTGATCACGTGCTATGATCTGGCCACGTGCGCGCCGTTCTTGTTATCCCGCGCTGACGCGATGGAAGTGGACGgctatgattttaagatgaggGACGTGTGCTTGGCCACGGCGGCTAATCCGACGGTGACGGGAGCTGTGGAAATGGAGTCCGTTGACCGGAGGACTAAGATTGTGGCCATTGATGGCGGAATTGCGATGAATAATCCAACGGCTGCCGCTATTACGCACGTGTTGAATAATAAACTGGAGTTTCCGTTTTGTAACGGCGTCGAGGATCTCGTGGTAGTATCGTTGGGTAACGGAGAGTCGGATTACGGCGTTGGGTCAAAACGAAGTCCGTTGCCGTCGCAATCCTTGAGAATTGCTGGTCAAGGTGCTTCGGatatg GTTGATCAAGCTGTTTCCATGGCATTTGCTCAAAGTGGGACAAACTATTATGTCAGAATTCAG GTAAATGGGATAATAGCGAAAAGCGAGCAAGGGAAGCTGGAGAAAGCAATGAaagcaaagaagaaagaagaaatattatGTGCAATAGAGGAAATGTATTCAAAAAACACATATGAGTCCATTCTTTTCCAAGGGAAAAGGATGGTGGAAAGCACAAATTTGGAGAAGCTAGAGCTCTTTGCAGGAGAATTGTTCAAAGAGcaagagagaagaaaaacaagCATTCTTCCAACTGTTGTGTTGAAGCATTCATTTCCAACACCAAGAACTTCATCTGCCACAACTTTATCGACTCTATCTTCTCCCTGCTAA